One region of Streptomyces capillispiralis genomic DNA includes:
- a CDS encoding Pycsar system effector family protein yields MSQADANLVAAIDQTLSELGRTDSKAGVLLTLDGLLVAALGLLGSVTGVTLALVAVSAVALVVSVVLALLAIRPRLGSPGVQDRAGFAYWATATQDEIQAGMQEDRRLARVQVLSRVVLWKMTRLRLAGDASLVAVAALAAALITR; encoded by the coding sequence ATGTCTCAGGCCGACGCGAATCTCGTGGCCGCCATCGACCAGACGCTGAGCGAGCTGGGCCGCACCGACAGCAAGGCCGGTGTACTGCTGACGTTGGATGGGCTGCTGGTCGCGGCGCTGGGGCTCCTCGGTTCGGTCACCGGCGTGACGCTGGCGCTGGTCGCGGTGAGCGCGGTAGCCCTGGTCGTCTCCGTGGTGCTGGCCCTGTTGGCGATCCGGCCCCGTCTCGGGTCGCCCGGGGTCCAGGACCGGGCCGGCTTCGCCTACTGGGCCACCGCGACCCAGGACGAGATCCAGGCCGGGATGCAGGAGGACCGGCGCCTCGCCCGGGTCCAGGTTCTCAGCCGGGTCGTGCTGTGGAAGATGACGCGGCTCCGGCTGGCCGGTGATGCGTCGCTGGTCGCGGTTGCCGCCCTCGCCGCCGCGCTGATCACCCGCTGA
- a CDS encoding suppressor of fused domain protein, translating to MSDARLLAAEAVESHVRVFFEGHSVEVVDYDLGPARRQVAPDLRILVVGPGPRSDGWAYVTAGCWAAREKDGRGLEFVMTAHVRDRRFIDLMAMIAHYHCGGHQLDLEHSMPIGEPWVPGSTCDHLLISLPYLHGPDLEHCPLPGGHARILWTLPVTTAEIEFRRRHGHEALEQLFDEAQIIPTDPFRASVA from the coding sequence GTGAGTGATGCGAGGCTGCTGGCCGCGGAGGCTGTCGAGTCACATGTCCGGGTGTTCTTCGAGGGGCACTCGGTGGAGGTCGTCGACTACGACCTCGGACCGGCACGGCGACAGGTGGCGCCCGATCTGCGCATCCTCGTGGTGGGGCCCGGCCCCCGCAGCGACGGTTGGGCCTATGTGACCGCCGGGTGCTGGGCCGCGAGGGAGAAGGACGGTCGTGGACTCGAGTTCGTCATGACCGCCCATGTCCGTGACCGGCGGTTCATCGATCTCATGGCGATGATCGCCCACTACCACTGCGGAGGACATCAGCTCGACCTGGAGCACAGCATGCCGATCGGTGAGCCGTGGGTGCCGGGTTCGACCTGCGATCACCTACTGATCAGCCTGCCCTACCTCCACGGCCCCGATCTTGAACACTGCCCGCTTCCTGGGGGACACGCTCGGATCCTGTGGACGCTGCCTGTGACGACCGCCGAGATCGAGTTCCGCAGGCGTCACGGGCACGAGGCGTTGGAGCAGCTCTTCGACGAGGCGCAGATCATCCCCACCGATCCTTTCAGGGCGTCGGTCGCCTGA
- the nhaA gene encoding Na+/H+ antiporter NhaA — MSARSWITAALRSDAVSGSLLIGAALTALIWANSPLSPSYEALRSFTVGPAALHLDLSVEAWAADGLLAVFFFIVGTELKQELVHGELRDPRRAALPIAAALGGVAVPALVFLAVNATAGGAAIGGWGIPMATDIAFALAVLAVVGRHLPAPLRTFLLTLATVDDMCAVLVIAVAYTTGLNMAALAAAAAGLVVFGYLQNGAGRAVTRLRSGVPGRLLFGPLAVVIWALTHASGVHATIAGVAMGLLMRTRARDGETVSPSHRAEEVLRPFSAGIALPVFALTSAGVSLSGAGGFWTSSITWGVLAGLLAGKFAGIFGATWLTARFTGAHLNPRLAWPDIAGTGILGGIGFTVSLLIAELSYSSDVHLTDAKGAVLLASAAAALIAAMVLGRRSRHHRRLVDRTGDREAPAGTRG, encoded by the coding sequence ATGTCTGCTCGTTCGTGGATCACCGCTGCCCTGCGCTCGGACGCGGTCAGCGGCTCGCTCCTGATCGGCGCCGCCCTCACCGCGCTGATCTGGGCGAACTCACCCCTCTCCCCCTCGTACGAGGCTCTGCGCTCGTTCACCGTCGGCCCCGCCGCCCTGCACCTGGACCTGTCCGTGGAAGCTTGGGCCGCCGATGGACTGCTGGCGGTGTTCTTCTTCATCGTCGGCACCGAGCTCAAGCAGGAGCTCGTCCACGGCGAGCTGCGCGACCCGAGGCGGGCAGCGCTGCCGATCGCCGCCGCGCTCGGTGGCGTCGCAGTGCCGGCGCTGGTCTTCCTGGCGGTGAACGCGACCGCGGGCGGGGCGGCGATCGGGGGCTGGGGCATCCCGATGGCCACCGACATCGCCTTCGCCCTCGCCGTCCTGGCCGTGGTCGGCCGGCACCTGCCGGCCCCGCTGCGGACCTTCCTGCTCACCCTGGCCACCGTCGACGACATGTGCGCCGTTCTGGTCATCGCCGTCGCCTACACCACCGGCCTGAACATGGCCGCCCTCGCCGCCGCGGCGGCGGGCCTCGTGGTGTTCGGCTACCTGCAGAACGGTGCCGGACGCGCTGTGACCCGGCTGCGGTCGGGAGTGCCGGGCCGACTGCTGTTCGGGCCGCTCGCCGTGGTCATCTGGGCGCTGACCCACGCCTCCGGTGTGCACGCCACCATCGCCGGCGTCGCCATGGGCCTGCTCATGCGTACCCGGGCCCGCGACGGCGAGACGGTCTCCCCGTCGCACCGGGCGGAGGAGGTCCTGCGGCCGTTCTCCGCCGGGATCGCGCTGCCGGTCTTCGCCCTGACGTCGGCCGGTGTCTCCCTGTCCGGCGCGGGCGGCTTCTGGACGTCCAGCATCACCTGGGGTGTCCTCGCCGGGCTCCTCGCGGGCAAGTTCGCCGGCATCTTCGGTGCCACCTGGCTCACCGCGCGGTTCACCGGTGCTCACCTCAACCCGCGGCTGGCCTGGCCTGACATCGCCGGCACGGGCATTCTCGGCGGCATCGGGTTCACCGTCTCCCTGCTGATCGCCGAACTCTCCTACAGCAGCGACGTGCACCTCACCGACGCCAAGGGCGCCGTCCTCCTCGCCTCGGCCGCCGCCGCCCTGATCGCCGCCATGGTGCTGGGACGCCGCAGCCGCCACCACCGGCGCCTGGTCGACCGGACCGGCGACCGGGAGGCGCCGGCAGGGACACGGGGCTGA
- a CDS encoding FAD-binding oxidoreductase: MGVSSRLLDRSAVRALEPALGPAPGPGVHGGVHYVHDQSIDPDLVSRTA, encoded by the coding sequence GTGGGGGTCAGCAGCCGGCTGCTGGACCGCTCGGCCGTGCGCGCCCTCGAACCCGCCCTCGGACCCGCCCCGGGGCCCGGCGTCCATGGCGGAGTGCACTACGTCCATGACCAGTCGATCGACCCCGACCTGGTCAGCCGCACGGCGTGA
- a CDS encoding methyltransferase → MSTIHWTENSTPQSARWHSENAAPVPRLTVVADDRTRADDAYRQACEGTALLWRGDFHNARQLMRAMGRRLDRKPPRPGTSPSESFHLHRRRSSHRARVLGKLLVLLDDDYTLTLRRAPDVRQACLEAYGPPQGRTAVSLRELLGVIGAHQWRLKGLVVPALGTRIHPHYGVFAPIRDEYVDLVAHAPLPPATRHSLATSTAFDLGTGTGVLAAVLAHRGIQHVVATDISPRALTCATENVRRLALTDRIEVSGPGLFPQGRADLVVCNPPWLPARPTGPVEQGVYDPDGTMLHGFLAGLSAHLRPGGEGWLILSDLAEHLGLRTRRQLLDAVRAARLRVVDKIDTKPRHPRAKDAADPLHTARRAETTSLWRLAPAP, encoded by the coding sequence GTGTCCACCATCCACTGGACCGAGAACAGCACCCCCCAGTCCGCCCGCTGGCATTCCGAGAACGCCGCCCCTGTGCCCCGGCTAACCGTCGTCGCCGACGACCGTACGAGAGCCGACGACGCCTACCGACAGGCGTGCGAAGGCACGGCCCTGCTCTGGCGCGGCGATTTCCACAACGCCCGGCAATTGATGCGGGCGATGGGCCGTCGCCTCGACCGCAAGCCCCCCAGGCCCGGTACGTCTCCCAGCGAGAGCTTCCACCTGCACCGACGCCGCAGCAGCCACCGTGCCCGTGTCCTCGGAAAGCTCCTGGTGCTGCTGGACGACGACTACACACTGACGTTGCGCCGGGCCCCCGACGTCCGACAGGCATGCCTGGAGGCGTACGGCCCCCCACAGGGGCGCACCGCCGTCTCCCTACGCGAGCTGCTGGGAGTGATCGGCGCTCACCAATGGCGCCTGAAAGGACTCGTCGTGCCGGCGCTCGGGACTCGTATCCATCCCCACTACGGCGTGTTCGCACCCATCAGGGACGAGTACGTTGACCTGGTCGCCCACGCGCCACTGCCACCGGCGACCCGGCACAGCCTCGCCACCAGTACGGCATTCGACCTCGGCACGGGAACCGGTGTCCTCGCCGCGGTCCTGGCACACCGCGGTATCCAGCACGTCGTGGCCACCGACATCAGTCCCCGCGCCCTGACCTGCGCCACGGAAAACGTCCGCCGGCTCGCGCTGACCGACCGCATCGAGGTGTCGGGGCCCGGCCTGTTCCCCCAAGGCCGCGCCGACCTCGTCGTATGCAACCCGCCCTGGCTCCCCGCCCGCCCGACCGGCCCCGTCGAACAAGGCGTCTACGACCCGGACGGCACCATGCTCCACGGCTTCCTCGCGGGGCTGTCCGCCCATCTCCGGCCGGGCGGGGAAGGCTGGCTCATCCTGTCCGACCTGGCAGAACACCTCGGACTCCGGACACGTCGGCAACTGCTCGACGCCGTCCGGGCAGCACGGCTCCGCGTCGTGGACAAGATCGATACCAAGCCCCGTCACCCACGCGCCAAGGACGCCGCCGACCCACTCCACACCGCACGACGTGCGGAAACAACCTCCCTCTGGCGCCTGGCCCCGGCACCATGA
- a CDS encoding epimerase, with translation MKVVVFGGSGLIGDGFLQECLRADDVAQVVAVGRTRLDLTHPKLRQIVHADFLDFTAIKGDLAGADACFWGLGVSSTGMDPDDYERITYGYTTAAAQTLHEVNPDLTFVYVSGGGTDGTERGRLRWARVKGRTENAILSTFPNGYALRPGFVLPSHRARSKTAAYRWAGAAVTPIVPLLKLLRLGPVLVTDTAQLGQAALNLTRRGYVRRVLENRDIHSAASP, from the coding sequence GTGAAAGTAGTCGTCTTCGGCGGCAGCGGCCTCATTGGCGACGGCTTCCTCCAGGAGTGCCTGCGCGCCGACGATGTCGCCCAGGTCGTCGCCGTCGGGCGGACGCGGCTGGATCTGACGCACCCGAAGCTGCGTCAGATCGTGCACGCCGACTTCCTGGACTTCACCGCAATCAAGGGCGACCTCGCCGGCGCCGATGCCTGCTTCTGGGGTCTCGGTGTCAGCTCCACCGGCATGGACCCCGACGACTACGAACGCATCACCTACGGGTACACCACGGCTGCCGCGCAGACCCTCCACGAAGTCAATCCGGACCTGACCTTCGTCTACGTCTCCGGCGGCGGCACGGACGGCACCGAACGGGGCCGACTCCGGTGGGCCCGCGTCAAGGGGCGCACCGAGAACGCGATCCTCTCCACCTTCCCCAACGGGTACGCTCTGCGCCCCGGCTTCGTTCTGCCCTCCCACCGGGCCCGCTCCAAGACCGCTGCCTACCGATGGGCCGGCGCCGCGGTCACCCCCATCGTTCCGCTGCTGAAGCTTCTGCGCCTGGGACCGGTTCTGGTGACCGACACCGCCCAGCTCGGCCAAGCGGCACTGAATCTGACGCGCCGGGGATACGTACGCCGCGTCCTCGAGAACCGGGACATCCACAGCGCCGCCTCACCCTGA
- a CDS encoding SMI1/KNR4 family protein, giving the protein MTDTRDQRPAEATLDFLRSVFPPEWREPALGHEAVAEWEQENGVVLPEPYRTFIAEVSNGSSLGPAGDGGLQPLGWLPDTWPDPGPRQPGEPFPLEAAWVWEDDDSVGFEDPRIDATFNKGSVVLGSEDGQSFWLLLTTGPRRGEVWMVADVGAVPTPGDQAWGFEEWVRRWHTGDDWS; this is encoded by the coding sequence GTGACCGACACACGTGATCAGCGTCCCGCTGAAGCCACTCTCGACTTCCTGCGCTCCGTCTTCCCGCCGGAGTGGCGCGAGCCGGCGCTCGGGCATGAAGCGGTCGCGGAGTGGGAGCAGGAGAACGGGGTGGTCCTGCCGGAGCCGTACAGGACCTTCATCGCGGAGGTCAGCAACGGATCGAGCCTGGGCCCCGCCGGCGACGGCGGTCTCCAGCCGCTCGGCTGGCTGCCCGACACGTGGCCCGATCCCGGCCCGCGTCAGCCAGGGGAACCGTTCCCCCTGGAGGCAGCTTGGGTTTGGGAGGACGATGACAGTGTCGGATTCGAGGACCCGCGGATCGACGCCACGTTCAACAAGGGGTCCGTTGTTCTCGGGTCCGAGGACGGGCAGTCGTTCTGGCTCCTGCTGACCACGGGCCCCCGCCGCGGCGAGGTGTGGATGGTCGCCGACGTCGGCGCCGTCCCGACGCCCGGCGACCAGGCATGGGGCTTCGAGGAGTGGGTACGGCGTTGGCACACCGGCGACGACTGGAGTTGA